DNA from Dokdonella koreensis DS-123:
CAGAGCAAAGGAGCTTCTCGCGTGCCTCAACGAGCGAAACGAGTTCCATATAGGCTACTCAAAGAACAAGTCGCGCGGCAGCGCTCTTGGTGCGGTATCAGCTGAGAAAATTTGGGAATCTCTCGTTAAAAGCAAAGCTGCGCAAACGGGTGTTGTGCATGACCTTGAGGACACGATCTTATTTGTTGATGGGGTTGGCCCCGACATGCTGTCAGATGCAGTCTGCAACATCATTCGTGGCCCACTGATTCAGTACACGCAGCAAGCGTGCAGTTACTACGGCATACCGCTGACTGCCGGGGTTGATTCTGGGCCTGTATGGAACACACGTGATGAGAAATGGGAAAACAGTCTTATTGACTTACCCATGACGAAGCAAGGCCCTCTTATCCTCATTCCAAAGATTATTGCGCGTGTTAAGCAAATCTACGGACATGACGAATACTATCGCCACTTTCTGATGCCTGTGCTGCAACAGCATCACAAGGATATCAACTCGTCACTTGTTCACGTTCTACAGAGCAAGAAGAACAAAGGCGTCAAGAAGGTCTATAAGACTGATCTCTATGACCTGTACGGTGCTAACAAGCTCGCCTCCGCCAAGTTAACCGGCGAGCATCCACAAGCCCTCACTAACTACAGAGAGACAAAGAACGCTACTCCATCGCGCCCGCTTGGCCATTCTGCTCTTGCGGAACTGGAAAATATACCGACACCAAATTTTGCTGGGCTATTAAACGACGTAACATCCCTCAAGTCAGGTCAGAAAGATGCAGCGACCTATGAGAACGCAATCGAGAAATTTCTATCCGCCTTACTCTATCCCGCCCTTGCCTTTCCGGTGAAGCAAGACAAAATTCACGAAGGAAGGAAGCGCATCGACATTACTTATGTAAATGACGCCAAGGATGGGTTTTTTAGCTGGGCCTCAAGGAATCACCCCGCCTCCCATATTTTCGTTGAATGCAAAAATTACGGGAAGGAGGTTGGAAACCCTGAAATCGATCAACTCGCTGGTCGATTCTCCCCTTCTCGAGGGAAGCTCGGCATCCTCGTAGTCAGATCCATCGATGACAAAGCTCTGCTGCTGAAGCGGTGCAAAGATACAGCCAACGATCAACGCGGTTTCATTCTCGTACTGGATGACGCCGATCTTGGCGAGTTGATCAAGCAACGGCAAGCACTCATGTACGGGTACGGGGAGACCTTGCTATACCAGCAGTTCAAAGCTCTAGTCTCATGAAGGAGTCGTCCGACGCCGAGGATGATCGCCCTGCGTTGTGATGGGCTGCTTGGCACACCAAGCTAGGTGGGATCCTGTTGATACTCGGTGTCGGCTACGGCGTCCGTGGGTGGTGCCGGCGATGACATCCGAAGTCGTACACATCGCAGTGCTTTGTCCGTGCTGCGTTTCCGGATTCAAAGAGCACGACAGGCTTGAGCTTCGCAACGCAACGAGCAAGCATCTAGTCGCCGAGGAAATCTCAAACGGCAAGCTCGTAGGGCGCGAAGCGAACGCTGTATGTCACGTTGCCGACACGCGGCGGACTTAGCCAGGTTGGCGCGTACTTGGCTCGGTGTCAGGGCGCGGCTGCCATCTGCGGCCAACGCTTTCGCGGCCGGCACAACGTGCTCGCGGAGCCAAGCATCGACGGCGTGGCCGCAAGTATCCAATTCATCGTGAACGGCGTTCTGTTCGACCACTTTGCGCTCATCAACCACGGCCTTGGCTTCCTGTTTTCGTGGATTGGAGGCGAGGCGCGCACTACGACATTAAAGTGCCCCAAGCCGGAGCTCTGTACGTTTGCGGACCAGCCAATCATCCCTAAAGTTATCCGGGAGGTTTTGAGTCAGGCGCGCATTAATGACCCTGCACATCGCATCGAGAGACACGAGTCGATCGAGCCAGTTCACTTGATGCGCGAATCGCACGACACCCATGTCCGGACTGTTCAATAGCCACGCGTCCTCGATTGTGGCTGCCCAGATTAGGAGGTCGCGCTCGCCTTCATCCAGACCCACTGATTGGTGGGTCAAGGTGAATTCGAGGCGCTGCTCGTCGGTCACGGTACCAATCAATTCCAGTCTCTCGCGGAGCCACGCTTCGTTGATAGTCCGCTCAGGTCTACGGCGCTGCCGTCCTCTCTGGGTTTCGACAATGACCTCTTCGACCGTGCAAACACGAAATCCATCGAGAAGCTGAGGAAGGCATCCACTGTCGTGCGCGGCAATGATGACGTTGGTATCAACAAGAACGCGTTGACCTCTCTGCAGGGGCATGATGCAGCCCCTTACATATCGAACGGCGTCTTCAAGCCGTGTTCCGTGAAGAGTTCCGCTAAGCCATCAATGGACTCGTCGACGATCTCGGAGGCCCGGCGCACCGTTACATAGCCTTGTTCGATGCCCCAGCCGAGCGCTTCGACGAATCGACGACTGAAATGCGGCGGCGGAACATTCTCACTTGCCACTCGGATCGCGGCAGACTCCAGACGCTTGGCCGTGGCTTGTGCAATGTGCTTCAAGCACGCGAGTCGCCAACGCATGGCGTCGCCGCTCACCAAAAACACGCTTGCGGCCGTCCGTACCCATTCGTTTAGATCAGCGATGAGACGGGGCAGAGGATGATCGTCGATATACTTCTGCAGCGACTCGGAAGGCATCAGCAGGCCTGCGGCAAAGTTATCCGCCAAGCTTTCGATGCGCCTGTAGCGCGCCGAGAGCTGCACGTCCCCTTCGATATGTTTAGGCTCCATCAACGACCAAGTGATGAGGTGGAACACCTCATGTGCCAAGTCGAAGTTCCGGCGCCCCTCGGATTCACGGCGATTAATAATGACGGTGTTCATGGCGCCGACTTGGCACGCCGCGCCGGACACCCCCTGCAGAGCATCCACATAAAGTACGAGCGTGTCCCAGCGTTCTTCCAGAGCATCAGCAAGCATAGCTGCTGGCACTGGGCCAAGTTCCAAGCTGCGGGCGATCGCTTCACCCGCGGCCCATGCCTCTTCGTACGAGCTCTTTGGGGTAAGTCCGATCTGCGTCAACGACGAGTTGATCGAGTCGCCTTTAAGGCGGCTCAGATGCCGATAGGTGGCGATCCAGCCACCCGCACGCTCCTCGAACATGTTTAAATTTTCGCCAACCTCCATGGTCCTCCGCCAGGAAAACTTGGCCTCACCGGCTAGGCGTAGCGGATCCGTGAAGTAATCAGGCTTAACGCCGAAAAACTGCGCTGCTTTGACCAGCTCTGGAATCGATATTGACCGCCCACCGCCTTCGATTTCCGAGAGGGTCTGGCGGTCATTGAATTGGAGCGCGGTCGCCAACTGCTCTTGCGTTGCACCGCGAATTTCACGCAGGGCGACCAGGCGCTTACGGATAGTGGCTTGATCCATAGTGGCTCCCTTCGGCTCTCAAGTTTATCTTGCAAATGCAAATTTTGCAAGAAACCCATGCCGAATCCAGCAGGCCTTACTGAAGGCTTGGGGCATGTCGGTCGCTACGGCCATCGGTACAGTGCAGGTGCAACCCTCAGTTCGCAGCGACTTCGCTAACCTTCGCTAACGTGCTGATATGGAACTTCTTTCCACTTCGTCTACCTTCGCTCGACTTCGCCAGAACATCAATAGCTTATTGATTTCCATGCAAACTTTTAATCCATTGGTCGATGGTTCGATCCCATCACGGCCCACCATCTCTCCTCGTCGATCCGGATGGCCCCTGCCGGGCTCGCCAGCGGCACCAGGCGTGCCCATCGCCTCGGCCGAGCCGCTGACGAGAAGCTCACCTCCCGGCGGGCAAGGCCCCTCCCGACGCGGTCATCGCCCCCCGTGGCCAAAAAAATGCCCCTCGAAGGGGCATTTTTTACGGCGCGGCCCCGACCAGGGATGCCGCGCCATGCTCGAAGCCTCGGATACCAGGCCGGCGGTCGTTTCCGGCGGTCCCCAACCTCCGGCCAGCGGCCTCATTTGCCGCCGGCCGCTTCCTCGAAGTCGTCCGCGAAGATCCCGTCGCTGGAGATGGCCACGCAATCGGAAAGCGCGCCCTCGACGTCGTTGCGGACGCCGCGCAGCTTGTAGGCGTAGCGCACGCCGGGTTGCGCACGTGCGTCGACCAGCGGCGAGGCCGCGCTGCTGGCGACGAGAT
Protein-coding regions in this window:
- a CDS encoding XRE family transcriptional regulator, giving the protein MDQATIRKRLVALREIRGATQEQLATALQFNDRQTLSEIEGGGRSISIPELVKAAQFFGVKPDYFTDPLRLAGEAKFSWRRTMEVGENLNMFEERAGGWIATYRHLSRLKGDSINSSLTQIGLTPKSSYEEAWAAGEAIARSLELGPVPAAMLADALEERWDTLVLYVDALQGVSGAACQVGAMNTVIINRRESEGRRNFDLAHEVFHLITWSLMEPKHIEGDVQLSARYRRIESLADNFAAGLLMPSESLQKYIDDHPLPRLIADLNEWVRTAASVFLVSGDAMRWRLACLKHIAQATAKRLESAAIRVASENVPPPHFSRRFVEALGWGIEQGYVTVRRASEIVDESIDGLAELFTEHGLKTPFDM
- a CDS encoding restriction endonuclease; translation: MLVSRHFKLERNQATLDFLDVHIDKDIPIFVDPAALRSLKTEWGHHCVSLLQSYFESVLTAIRNGKHDRAKELLACLNERNEFHIGYSKNKSRGSALGAVSAEKIWESLVKSKAAQTGVVHDLEDTILFVDGVGPDMLSDAVCNIIRGPLIQYTQQACSYYGIPLTAGVDSGPVWNTRDEKWENSLIDLPMTKQGPLILIPKIIARVKQIYGHDEYYRHFLMPVLQQHHKDINSSLVHVLQSKKNKGVKKVYKTDLYDLYGANKLASAKLTGEHPQALTNYRETKNATPSRPLGHSALAELENIPTPNFAGLLNDVTSLKSGQKDAATYENAIEKFLSALLYPALAFPVKQDKIHEGRKRIDITYVNDAKDGFFSWASRNHPASHIFVECKNYGKEVGNPEIDQLAGRFSPSRGKLGILVVRSIDDKALLLKRCKDTANDQRGFILVLDDADLGELIKQRQALMYGYGETLLYQQFKALVS